The Fortiea contorta PCC 7126 genome has a segment encoding these proteins:
- a CDS encoding TrkA C-terminal domain-containing protein, whose amino-acid sequence MYKNYFFEPKIFTEPSLVSVFVQPNSVYCGINLAEISLPDKCSLLGITRNGNFISCKDNPTIRYGDYVLAVAMSPMMTPTLKVTLKKIHPLYSTPDKCLL is encoded by the coding sequence ATGTATAAGAATTACTTTTTTGAACCTAAAATTTTTACTGAACCGAGCCTAGTTAGCGTTTTTGTCCAACCGAATAGTGTCTATTGTGGTATCAATTTAGCAGAAATTAGTTTACCTGATAAATGTAGTTTACTAGGAATTACTAGAAACGGCAATTTCATTTCCTGCAAAGATAATCCTACCATACGTTATGGAGATTACGTTTTAGCAGTAGCTATGAGTCCTATGATGACTCCCACTCTCAAAGTTACTCTCAAAAAAATTCATCCTCTTTATTCTACACCCGACAAATGTTTATTATGA
- the sbcD gene encoding exonuclease subunit SbcD has translation MIKILHLSDIHMGSGFTHGRINPVTGLNTRLEDFVNTLSRCIDRALTDTVDMVIFGGDAFPDATPPPYVQEAFASQFRRLVDADIPTVLLVGNHDQHSQGLGGASLNIYRTLGVRGFVVGDRLTTHHIQTRHGMVQVITLPWLTRSTLMTRQETEKSSLAEVNQLLTERLQVVLEAEIRRLHPDVPTVLLAHLMADNATLGAERLLAVGKGFTLPLSLLTRPCFDYVALGHVHKHQNLHKSNDPPVIYPGSIERVDFSEEKEDKGYVMIELERGRADWEFCPLPVRTFRTIEVDISKADDPQGALLKAIAKYNIEDAVVRLIYKLRSEQLDLIDNASLHTVLSAAHTYTIQPELLSQLARPRIPELSASNSIDPMEALKTYLNNREDLKDIAGLMMEAAQKLLADDVEVWLEGATPE, from the coding sequence ATGATCAAAATTCTGCACCTTTCAGATATCCATATGGGAAGCGGCTTTACTCACGGACGCATCAACCCAGTCACAGGATTAAATACACGACTAGAAGATTTTGTCAATACATTATCCAGATGCATTGACCGAGCGCTGACGGATACGGTGGATATGGTGATTTTTGGTGGGGATGCTTTCCCGGATGCGACACCACCACCTTATGTCCAAGAAGCTTTCGCTAGCCAATTTCGCCGACTGGTAGATGCGGACATTCCCACGGTGCTGTTGGTAGGGAATCACGACCAACATTCCCAAGGTTTAGGGGGCGCAAGTCTGAATATTTACCGCACTTTGGGAGTACGGGGGTTTGTGGTGGGAGATAGGCTAACTACTCACCACATCCAAACTCGTCATGGTATGGTGCAGGTTATTACTCTCCCTTGGCTGACTCGTTCAACTTTGATGACGCGCCAAGAAACGGAGAAGTCGTCATTAGCAGAAGTCAATCAACTGTTAACTGAACGCTTACAAGTGGTTTTAGAAGCAGAAATCCGCCGTCTTCACCCTGATGTCCCCACTGTGTTGTTAGCGCACTTGATGGCTGACAATGCAACTTTGGGAGCGGAACGCTTGTTAGCGGTGGGAAAAGGTTTTACTTTACCTTTATCTTTGCTGACACGACCTTGTTTTGATTATGTGGCGCTGGGACATGTGCATAAACACCAAAATTTGCATAAATCCAATGACCCACCGGTGATTTATCCAGGAAGTATTGAACGAGTCGATTTTAGTGAAGAAAAGGAGGACAAAGGTTATGTGATGATTGAATTGGAGCGGGGTAGAGCGGATTGGGAATTTTGTCCGTTACCTGTGAGGACTTTCCGCACAATTGAGGTGGATATCTCCAAAGCTGATGATCCGCAAGGAGCATTGTTGAAAGCGATCGCTAAATATAATATTGAAGATGCAGTGGTACGCTTAATCTACAAACTCCGCTCGGAACAGTTAGATTTAATTGATAATGCTTCACTCCACACTGTTTTGAGTGCGGCTCACACCTACACTATTCAACCAGAATTATTAAGTCAACTAGCCAGACCCCGCATTCCTGAATTAAGCGCTAGCAACAGCATTGACCCTATGGAAGCGCTGAAAACTTACTTAAATAATCGTGAAGACCTCAAGGACATTGCTGGATTAATGATGGAAGCAGCGCAGAAATTGCTAGCAGATGATGTGGAAGTTTGGTTAGAGGGAGCAACTCCAGAATAG